In one window of Armatimonadota bacterium DNA:
- the recJ gene encoding single-stranded-DNA-specific exonuclease RecJ: MIGNKAKKSKDWKIIQPDLAIEEEFCNQVPASRIVCRVLLNRGIRTPREAREFLNPSMDNLHDPSLLDGIDRAVARTIKALDAGEKIMVHGDYDVDGITSTALLVRVLRALRADVSWYIPHRQREGYDIRQSGIEEAARRGANLIITVDCGTSAIDEIEYAKRLGIDVIVTDHHEPGPKIAEPLALINPRKRDCQYPFKDLAGVGVAFKFAEALVKGRGYDTEAFRRRFVDLVAIGTVADIVPLVGENRVLTKCGITEIPRSGKPGIQALLKVAGVHGKPITSHMLSYILCPRLNAAGRLDDASLALNLLLTKEEAEAEKLAEMLELQNRERQREQERITLEAIEQITGRCLDEKAKVLVLSSQRWHPGIIGVVASKIVDLFHRPAVLIAIDEANNKGVGSARSIDSFHLFKALMQCSELLERCGGHAKAAGLSIMAEKLSDFDEAINEVADHILTQSDLIPQIEVDAELEIDEITYDLATELQLLEPFGYGNREPVFASRDVRVISKTRLGGNGNHLKLKLATQKTKQIECIAFGWGESEQLFEIGATVDLCYNVQINEYAGFKVVQLVLKDAKPSKST, from the coding sequence ATGATTGGCAATAAAGCTAAAAAATCAAAAGATTGGAAGATTATCCAGCCAGATCTCGCCATCGAAGAAGAATTCTGCAATCAAGTCCCAGCCTCACGAATAGTATGCCGCGTTTTATTAAACAGGGGCATTCGAACCCCTAGAGAAGCCCGCGAGTTTTTAAACCCCAGCATGGATAACCTTCACGACCCTAGCCTTTTAGATGGAATCGACCGCGCAGTTGCCAGAACAATAAAGGCCCTAGACGCAGGTGAAAAAATCATGGTCCATGGAGACTATGATGTTGACGGAATCACAAGTACCGCACTTCTCGTCCGTGTACTTAGGGCTTTGCGTGCAGATGTGAGTTGGTATATTCCTCATAGACAGCGTGAAGGTTACGACATCAGACAGTCAGGGATAGAAGAAGCAGCTCGTCGAGGTGCTAACCTTATAATCACCGTAGACTGCGGAACTTCGGCCATCGACGAGATAGAATACGCAAAACGCCTCGGGATAGATGTAATAGTTACAGATCACCACGAACCAGGCCCCAAAATTGCCGAACCTCTGGCTCTCATAAACCCTCGAAAGCGTGATTGCCAGTATCCATTCAAAGACCTGGCAGGTGTTGGAGTTGCATTTAAATTTGCAGAGGCACTTGTGAAGGGTCGTGGTTATGATACAGAGGCATTTCGACGCAGATTTGTTGATCTTGTAGCAATTGGTACAGTAGCTGATATCGTACCTCTTGTTGGTGAAAACCGCGTGCTCACAAAGTGCGGAATTACTGAAATTCCAAGATCGGGAAAACCTGGAATCCAGGCGCTTTTAAAAGTTGCTGGCGTTCACGGAAAACCAATAACAAGCCACATGCTTAGCTATATATTATGCCCTAGACTAAACGCAGCAGGACGCTTGGACGACGCTTCACTTGCTCTCAATCTTCTGCTCACAAAAGAAGAAGCAGAAGCTGAAAAGCTTGCTGAAATGCTCGAATTGCAAAATCGAGAACGCCAAAGAGAACAAGAACGCATAACCCTGGAGGCAATAGAGCAGATAACTGGCCGCTGTCTTGATGAAAAAGCTAAGGTTTTAGTTCTATCGTCGCAAAGATGGCATCCGGGAATAATCGGAGTAGTTGCAAGTAAAATTGTTGATCTTTTTCATAGGCCCGCGGTACTGATAGCCATTGACGAAGCCAATAACAAAGGCGTTGGTTCTGCGCGAAGTATAGACTCTTTTCATCTTTTTAAGGCTCTTATGCAATGCAGCGAACTTCTTGAGCGCTGCGGCGGCCATGCAAAGGCTGCAGGCCTATCAATAATGGCAGAAAAACTCTCTGACTTTGATGAAGCAATAAATGAAGTTGCCGACCATATACTCACTCAATCAGACCTTATTCCTCAGATAGAAGTGGATGCCGAACTAGAAATAGATGAAATAACATATGACCTTGCCACAGAACTCCAGCTCCTAGAACCATTCGGCTACGGCAATCGTGAACCCGTTTTTGCGAGCCGTGACGTAAGAGTTATCAGCAAAACCCGACTGGGAGGAAATGGCAACCATTTAAAACTCAAACTAGCCACACAAAAAACAAAACAAATAGAATGCATTGCTTTCGGATGGGGAGAAAGCGAGCAATTGTTTGAAATTGGAGCTACAGTGGATTTGTGCTATAATGTTCAAATAAATGAATACGCAGGCTTCAAAGTCGTTCAACTTGTTCTCAAAGATGCGAAACCATCTAAATCTACATAA